The Oscillatoria salina IIICB1 genome window below encodes:
- a CDS encoding site-2 protease family protein has translation MNGNIRVGNLFGIPFYVNPSWFLVLGLVTLTYGSELSLFPGLTGITPWLLGLVASLLLFASVLAHELGHSLVAIQQGIEVKSITLFLFGGLANLEKESKTPSEAFLVAIAGPAVSLLLFGLFTAIGIGTPISGAFAAIVSLLASINLILALFNLLPGLPLDGGNVVKSLVWKITGNQYKGVLFASRIGQFLGWLAVIVGILAILGISSIGNFWTLLIGGFLLQNANNYAKSAQIQEKLSGFTAADAVIPNSPVIDSNLTLREFANEYVIGKGNWRKFLVTDEEGKLMGAIAVDKMRDIPTSQWNEVKVSAIVQPVENTTLIDSDKSLLDVLMLLEKEDTKQLPVVRENGVVIGLLEKASIIRLLEKQPQANPV, from the coding sequence ATGAATGGCAATATTCGCGTCGGTAATTTATTTGGGATTCCTTTTTATGTGAATCCTTCCTGGTTTTTAGTGCTAGGGTTAGTAACGTTAACCTATGGAAGTGAGCTAAGTTTATTTCCCGGATTAACTGGTATTACACCCTGGTTATTAGGATTAGTTGCCTCGCTATTATTATTCGCTTCAGTTTTAGCACATGAGTTAGGACATAGTTTAGTCGCTATCCAGCAAGGGATCGAAGTTAAATCGATTACTCTGTTTTTGTTTGGCGGTTTGGCTAACTTAGAAAAAGAATCAAAAACGCCGAGTGAAGCATTTTTAGTGGCGATCGCGGGTCCGGCGGTTAGTCTGCTATTATTTGGATTGTTTACAGCGATCGGGATCGGTACGCCAATTTCGGGTGCGTTTGCAGCGATCGTTTCCTTGCTAGCATCGATCAACTTAATTTTGGCATTATTTAACCTACTTCCCGGTTTACCCCTCGATGGCGGTAATGTGGTTAAATCCTTAGTTTGGAAAATCACCGGAAATCAATACAAAGGCGTTTTATTTGCTAGCCGCATCGGTCAATTTTTAGGTTGGTTAGCAGTCATCGTTGGTATTTTAGCAATTTTGGGCATTAGTTCAATTGGAAACTTCTGGACATTGTTAATCGGTGGTTTCTTACTCCAAAATGCGAATAACTACGCGAAATCTGCTCAAATTCAAGAGAAACTGAGTGGTTTCACCGCCGCAGATGCAGTTATTCCCAATAGCCCAGTTATTGATAGTAACTTGACATTGCGGGAATTTGCCAACGAATATGTCATTGGTAAAGGCAACTGGCGTAAATTCCTAGTGACAGATGAGGAAGGGAAACTTATGGGCGCGATCGCAGTTGATAAGATGAGAGATATTCCCACTTCTCAATGGAATGAAGTCAAGGTTAGCGCGATCGTTCAACCTGTAGAAAATACCACACTCATCGATTCCGATAAGTCTTTATTAGACGTACTCATGCTGTTAGAAAAAGAAGACACAAAACAGCTACCAGTCGTCCGTGAAAATGGTGTAGTAATTGGACTTTTGGAAAAAGCTTCAATCATCCGCTTACTGGAAAAACAACCGCAAGCAAATCCTGTCTAA
- a CDS encoding 2TM domain-containing protein, which yields METPQTYRQEEIQQILATAIARQEYEGELSRTQLWEIAAELQISPESLQAAEMQWLSQRQEEEKRLAFEAYRKSKFKQKAGKFLIFNTFFLCLNLLTAGTLSWSLYILLVWGLWLTLHGWQTFQSEGEAYEQAYRSWERKHEIRNFLQNFWLKLQQALQA from the coding sequence ATGGAGACTCCCCAAACTTATCGTCAAGAAGAGATCCAGCAAATTCTCGCTACGGCGATCGCGCGTCAAGAATACGAAGGTGAGTTATCTCGCACCCAACTCTGGGAAATCGCCGCCGAGTTACAAATCTCCCCGGAGAGTTTGCAAGCAGCAGAGATGCAGTGGCTTTCTCAACGACAAGAGGAAGAAAAACGACTCGCTTTTGAAGCTTACCGAAAAAGCAAATTCAAACAAAAAGCGGGAAAATTTTTGATTTTTAATACTTTTTTCTTGTGTTTAAATCTGCTTACTGCTGGGACTCTCTCTTGGTCGCTATACATCCTGCTTGTTTGGGGATTGTGGTTAACTCTCCACGGCTGGCAAACTTTTCAGTCTGAAGGCGAAGCTTACGAACAAGCTTATCGTAGCTGGGAACGCAAGCACGAAATTAGAAATTTTCTGCAAAACTTTTGGCTGAAGTTACAGCAAGCTTTACAAGCTTAG